In one Synergistaceae bacterium genomic region, the following are encoded:
- a CDS encoding DUF4198 domain-containing protein encodes MSDKDKRNHAEEFLFFALTKKLCSLVTMVSVLCFLLPVAPAGAHSFTAFPDYSTVQAGEQAFINFTLSEPFPTPDLSLYGMDHSLNANLVYESGRKVSISGFSFYNTENPSDTNGENSDVQRASVAVAEGGAAYIAATLRMNVPHDPPLPFVGFAKSALNIAPGAGKNAVGDDDVLELVPVSDLFSISKDQPFEVKVLFKGQPLPGATVSAAWAGMPLAADGEQAWAVSAVADGQGIASVTPDRASLWLLSAGHYDTDGVAYGGTLLLYVNAPAEERERVTTDLFMPQSNNEAGLFFADFIEGAIPEADAFLSKNNLRWAGYVAVGNGSSQIYREGKNQLEGNSGADFTIPTTAAAGVSAMTGFGGVYTFAPDNLGESLYKDMEEKLNASGVTPTGGMIVLHPREIFPNLGLRILQVYDDGTERDVTEDVVEAGFDVSRMSEGEITAWWGALVADRDVSGSHFIPITLSSVGEDGKILFDGKADGKIESIFYIAGSANDDKSSDGSGCSAGMAGAGSFGFLLLGLILTRRNPCRQAGK; translated from the coding sequence GTGTCTGATAAGGATAAGCGGAATCATGCTGAAGAGTTTCTGTTTTTTGCTCTGACGAAAAAATTGTGTTCTCTGGTGACGATGGTGTCCGTGTTATGCTTTCTGCTGCCGGTCGCTCCGGCCGGGGCCCATTCTTTCACGGCCTTCCCCGATTACAGCACTGTCCAGGCGGGGGAGCAGGCGTTTATCAATTTTACGCTCAGTGAACCTTTTCCGACGCCGGACCTTTCACTTTACGGGATGGACCACAGTCTGAACGCCAATTTGGTGTACGAAAGCGGCAGGAAAGTCAGTATATCCGGTTTCTCGTTTTACAACACGGAAAACCCGTCGGACACCAACGGCGAAAATTCCGATGTTCAGAGGGCAAGCGTTGCCGTGGCCGAAGGAGGGGCCGCGTATATTGCCGCGACGCTGAGGATGAACGTGCCCCATGACCCTCCGCTTCCTTTTGTGGGATTCGCGAAAAGCGCCCTCAATATCGCGCCGGGAGCGGGCAAAAACGCCGTGGGAGACGATGACGTTCTTGAATTGGTTCCAGTGAGCGACCTCTTTTCCATCTCCAAAGATCAGCCGTTTGAAGTTAAGGTTCTTTTCAAAGGACAGCCACTGCCGGGCGCGACAGTCAGCGCCGCCTGGGCGGGGATGCCGCTGGCCGCGGACGGAGAACAGGCGTGGGCTGTTTCGGCTGTGGCAGACGGTCAGGGCATCGCCTCCGTGACCCCTGACCGTGCTTCTCTCTGGCTTCTCTCGGCCGGACATTACGACACAGATGGCGTCGCTTATGGCGGGACTTTGCTCCTTTATGTCAATGCTCCGGCGGAAGAACGGGAACGGGTGACCACAGATTTGTTCATGCCGCAGTCCAACAACGAGGCCGGATTGTTTTTCGCGGATTTCATCGAGGGCGCGATTCCCGAAGCCGATGCGTTCCTCTCAAAAAATAATCTGAGATGGGCCGGTTATGTCGCTGTTGGCAATGGCAGCAGTCAGATTTACAGAGAGGGAAAGAATCAGCTCGAAGGCAACAGTGGAGCTGATTTTACCATTCCCACGACAGCGGCGGCCGGCGTCAGCGCCATGACCGGTTTCGGCGGCGTGTACACGTTTGCGCCCGACAACCTTGGAGAATCTCTGTACAAAGATATGGAGGAAAAATTGAACGCCTCCGGAGTCACCCCGACTGGCGGCATGATTGTCCTTCATCCCCGCGAGATATTCCCGAATCTCGGGCTGCGCATCCTGCAGGTTTACGACGACGGAACGGAGCGCGACGTAACGGAAGACGTAGTGGAAGCCGGGTTCGATGTCTCCAGGATGAGCGAAGGCGAAATCACGGCATGGTGGGGAGCGCTCGTCGCAGATCGAGACGTTTCCGGTTCTCATTTCATTCCGATCACGCTTTCTTCCGTGGGCGAAGATGGAAAAATCCTCTTTGACGGCAAAGCCGACGGCAAAATCGAGAGCATTTTCTATATCGCCGGAAGCGCAAACGACGACAAAAGCAGCGACGGCAGCGGTTGTTCCGCTGGTATGGCCGGTGCGGGCAGTTTCGGTTTCCTCCTGTTGGGCTTGATTTTAACCCGCCGCAACCCATGCCGCCAGGCAGGTAAATAA
- a CDS encoding heavy-metal-associated domain-containing protein: MIESFIEGRVRLRSVALSDAKFSERIREELLKINGVRQAEVNPRTGGLLLEYDKASLPLSLLKRAAPLFAEIDALERLPVDERLESLEKLLRDVKGILSAQMTFKH; this comes from the coding sequence ATGATCGAAAGTTTCATTGAAGGGCGCGTCCGTCTTCGATCCGTCGCCCTTTCGGACGCGAAATTCTCGGAGCGGATACGGGAAGAACTCCTGAAGATTAACGGTGTAAGACAAGCCGAGGTCAATCCGAGGACCGGCGGATTGTTGCTGGAGTATGACAAGGCGAGTCTGCCCCTGTCCCTTTTGAAACGGGCCGCACCCCTTTTCGCCGAGATTGACGCTCTGGAGCGACTTCCCGTGGATGAACGGCTGGAGAGCCTCGAAAAACTTCTGCGCGACGTGAAAGGCATCCTCTCAGCCCAAATGACATTCAAACATTAG